One genomic segment of Acinetobacter oleivorans DR1 includes these proteins:
- the wbpD gene encoding UDP-2-acetamido-3-amino-2,3-dideoxy-D-glucuronate N-acetyltransferase — translation MSFYQHETAIVDDGAQIGDDSRVWHFVHVCGGAKIGKGVSLGQNVFVGNRVVIGDHCKVQNNVSVYDNVFLEEGVFCGPSMVFTNVYNPRSLIERKDQYLDTLVKKGATLGANCTIVCGVTIGAYAFVGAGAVVNKDVPAYALMVGVPAKQIGWMSEFGEQIDLPLQGQAQAICSHTGAVYQLDGTTLTKQG, via the coding sequence ATGAGCTTTTATCAACATGAAACTGCCATAGTAGATGATGGCGCACAAATTGGTGATGATTCGCGTGTTTGGCATTTTGTTCATGTCTGCGGCGGAGCCAAAATTGGTAAAGGTGTATCTTTAGGTCAAAATGTATTTGTTGGTAACCGAGTTGTGATTGGCGACCACTGTAAAGTCCAAAATAATGTATCCGTTTACGATAATGTATTTTTGGAAGAGGGCGTATTTTGTGGCCCAAGCATGGTCTTTACGAATGTGTATAATCCGCGCTCTTTGATAGAGCGTAAAGATCAATATCTTGACACTTTAGTAAAAAAAGGTGCCACGCTAGGGGCAAACTGTACGATTGTTTGTGGTGTTACTATAGGGGCTTATGCTTTTGTTGGTGCTGGTGCTGTAGTTAATAAAGATGTACCTGCGTATGCACTTATGGTAGGTGTACCTGCTAAACAAATTGGCTGGATGAGTGAGTTTGGTGAGCAAATTGATTTGCCTTTGCAGGGACAAGCCCAAGCTATCTGTTCTCATACTGGAGCAGTTTATCAACTCGATGGAACGACACTGACAAAGCAGGGTTAA
- a CDS encoding Gfo/Idh/MocA family protein, giving the protein MKKFALIGAAGYIAPRHLKAIKETGNTLAVAMDVNDSVGIMDSHFPEAEFFTEFEEFEAYVEDQKLKGEKLDYVAICSPNYLHAPHMKYALKNGIEVICEKPLVLNSEDLNMLSEYEKQYGAKVNSILQLRLHPSIIALRDKVQAAPADKIFDVDLTYLTSRGKWYLKSWKGVDNKSGGVATNIGVHFYDMLHFIFGKIIKNEVHFRDEKTASGYLEYERARVRWFLSIDANNLPENAVQGEKLTYRSITIENEELEFSGGFTDLHTQSYQRVLEGKGYGVEENRAAIETVEVIRVSPIVENPENPHPLLAKVKKA; this is encoded by the coding sequence ATGAAAAAATTTGCACTTATTGGTGCTGCTGGTTATATCGCACCACGTCATTTAAAAGCCATTAAAGAAACTGGTAATACCTTAGCGGTTGCTATGGACGTAAATGACTCAGTCGGGATTATGGATAGCCATTTTCCCGAAGCAGAGTTTTTTACCGAGTTTGAAGAATTTGAAGCTTATGTAGAAGACCAAAAACTAAAAGGTGAAAAGCTAGATTATGTGGCGATCTGCTCACCGAACTATCTTCATGCACCGCATATGAAATATGCTTTGAAAAATGGTATTGAGGTCATTTGCGAAAAACCATTAGTGCTTAATTCAGAAGACTTAAACATGCTTTCTGAATATGAAAAGCAATATGGTGCTAAAGTAAACTCAATTTTACAATTACGTTTACATCCTTCAATTATTGCACTACGCGATAAAGTTCAAGCTGCACCAGCCGATAAGATATTTGATGTTGATCTTACTTATTTAACTTCTCGTGGTAAATGGTATCTAAAATCATGGAAAGGGGTAGACAATAAATCAGGTGGTGTAGCAACTAATATTGGTGTGCATTTCTACGATATGCTGCATTTTATTTTTGGCAAAATTATTAAAAATGAAGTGCATTTCCGCGATGAAAAAACCGCTTCAGGTTATTTGGAATATGAGCGTGCACGTGTACGTTGGTTCTTATCAATTGATGCGAATAACCTTCCAGAAAACGCGGTACAAGGTGAAAAGCTGACGTATCGTAGTATTACTATTGAGAATGAAGAGCTAGAATTTTCAGGTGGTTTTACCGATTTGCATACACAAAGTTATCAGCGTGTATTGGAAGGCAAAGGTTACGGTGTTGAAGAAAATCGTGCAGCGATTGAGACAGTTGAAGTAATTCGTGTTTCTCCAATTGTTGAAAACCCAGAAAACCCACATCCACTATTGGCAAAGGTGAAAAAAGCATGA
- a CDS encoding DegT/DnrJ/EryC1/StrS family aminotransferase translates to MIDFIDLKAQQNRIKDKIDVGIQNVLTHGQYILGPEVTELEEKLAAYVGAKHCITCANGTDALQIAQMAFGIGPGDEVITPGFTYIATAETVALLGAKPVYVDVNPKTYNLDVEKLEVAITPRTKAIIPVSLYGQCADFDAINAIAAKYGIPVIEDAAQSFGATYKGRKSCNLSTVACTSFFPSKPLGCYGDGGAIFTNDDELAKVIRQIARHGQDKRYHHIRVGVNSRLDTLQAAILLPKLEILDDEMQARQKVAEIYNQLFNQAGIHTTPYLESHNTSAWAQYTIQVDNRAEVQEKLKAQGIPTAVHYPIPLNKQPAVADSEIHLPIGDAIAEKVMSLPMHPYLSEQEQKIIVKSLKGTL, encoded by the coding sequence ATGATTGACTTTATTGATTTAAAAGCACAACAAAATCGAATTAAAGATAAAATTGATGTGGGTATTCAAAATGTTTTGACTCATGGTCAATATATTTTAGGTCCAGAAGTAACTGAATTGGAAGAAAAGCTAGCTGCCTATGTGGGGGCTAAGCACTGTATTACTTGCGCAAATGGTACAGATGCCTTGCAAATTGCACAAATGGCTTTTGGCATTGGACCTGGTGATGAAGTGATTACTCCGGGTTTTACTTATATTGCTACTGCTGAAACAGTTGCACTCTTAGGTGCAAAGCCTGTCTATGTGGATGTAAATCCGAAGACATATAATTTAGACGTTGAAAAACTAGAGGTAGCAATTACCCCTAGGACTAAGGCTATTATTCCTGTAAGTTTATATGGTCAGTGTGCAGACTTTGATGCAATCAATGCGATTGCTGCAAAATATGGCATTCCTGTAATTGAGGATGCTGCGCAAAGTTTTGGTGCAACCTATAAAGGCCGTAAAAGCTGTAATCTAAGTACAGTTGCTTGTACGAGCTTCTTCCCAAGTAAGCCATTAGGTTGCTATGGAGACGGTGGTGCTATTTTTACCAATGATGATGAACTAGCTAAAGTGATTCGTCAGATTGCAAGACATGGTCAAGATAAGCGTTACCACCATATTCGTGTGGGTGTGAACAGTCGTTTAGATACCTTACAAGCAGCTATTTTGTTACCAAAATTAGAAATTTTGGATGATGAAATGCAAGCACGTCAAAAAGTAGCTGAAATTTATAATCAGTTATTTAATCAGGCTGGTATTCATACTACACCATATCTTGAGTCACACAATACTAGTGCATGGGCACAATATACCATTCAGGTTGATAACCGTGCAGAAGTGCAAGAGAAATTAAAAGCTCAAGGTATTCCAACAGCTGTGCATTATCCAATTCCACTTAATAAGCAACCTGCTGTAGCGGATAGTGAAATTCATCTCCCTATTGGAGATGCGATTGCGGAAAAAGTGATGAGTTTGCCTATGCATCCTTATTTGAGTGAGCAAGAGCAAAAAATTATAGTAAAAAGTTTAAAGGGTACATTATGA
- a CDS encoding polysaccharide biosynthesis/export family protein: protein MKYCQFFSILALSLSAASCAVTSGLQTYDIPSEGVYKTDLGTTVNVVKISQETIPAIQPAQIDYQRDYSSLFKTQQSIYRLSPGDVLSIQLWAYPEITPPINGISNEQSIQANGYPIDQTGYIQFPLVGRYKASGKTLAQVNRELRSQLARFLKNPDVVVRVVSYEGQRFSVQGSVTKGGQFYLSDQPVSIYTALGLAGGVTTTGDNTYIQLIRNGRTYNLNTIDLEKAGYSLHKLLVQPNDTIYVSTRENQKIYVMGEAGKSQALQMRDQGMTLSDALGESLGINPASGSASKIYVVRTNPNDHTTEIYHLNLLSIGDFGLANQFRLRSNDIVYVDATGLTRWQRVVNQIIPFSNALYNIDRLGQ from the coding sequence GTGAAGTATTGCCAGTTTTTTTCTATTCTTGCCTTAAGTTTGAGTGCTGCCAGCTGCGCGGTTACTTCTGGTTTACAAACTTACGATATTCCAAGTGAAGGGGTTTATAAAACAGATCTCGGCACTACAGTTAATGTGGTTAAAATTTCTCAAGAAACAATACCAGCAATTCAACCTGCTCAAATTGACTATCAACGCGACTATTCAAGTTTATTTAAAACTCAGCAATCTATTTATCGCTTGAGTCCAGGAGATGTCCTCTCTATTCAACTATGGGCCTACCCTGAAATTACGCCTCCTATTAATGGGATTAGTAACGAGCAATCCATTCAAGCCAATGGCTATCCAATTGACCAAACTGGTTACATTCAATTTCCTCTAGTCGGTCGATATAAAGCTTCTGGAAAAACACTTGCTCAAGTAAACCGTGAACTTCGTAGTCAACTTGCTCGCTTTTTAAAGAATCCGGACGTTGTAGTTCGAGTAGTCTCTTATGAAGGTCAACGCTTCTCAGTACAAGGTAGTGTGACGAAAGGAGGACAATTCTATTTAAGTGATCAACCTGTCAGTATTTATACTGCTTTAGGGTTAGCAGGTGGTGTAACTACGACGGGTGATAACACCTATATTCAACTCATTCGAAATGGCCGAACCTATAACTTAAATACGATTGATTTAGAAAAAGCAGGATATTCCTTACATAAACTACTAGTTCAACCTAACGATACCATTTATGTCAGCACTCGTGAAAACCAGAAGATTTATGTGATGGGGGAAGCTGGGAAAAGTCAAGCATTACAAATGCGTGATCAAGGTATGACTTTAAGTGATGCCTTAGGTGAAAGTTTAGGTATTAATCCAGCTTCTGGTAGTGCAAGCAAGATTTATGTAGTGCGTACTAATCCAAATGATCACACTACTGAAATTTATCATTTAAATCTGTTAAGTATTGGTGATTTTGGTTTAGCTAATCAGTTTAGACTACGTAGTAATGATATTGTCTATGTTGATGCAACAGGCTTAACTCGCTGGCAGCGTGTGGTTAATCAGATTATTCCATTCTCAAATGCTTTATACAACATAGATCGTTTGGGACAATAA
- a CDS encoding glycosyltransferase, whose protein sequence is MTSLVILTVNFPYEGGEQFIESEISYWDSTKFEKVLIYPSNRQGLKRLYPKSISILNGLSPNVSKLEKLYFASLGFFSRIFWKELKYLFSSKKINFTNIYYALAKVSGTLKYSRYLKESIKDIDGKIIIYSYWNDVSYYAACCLKRKGIVSKVISRAHGFDVYEERNLNNYMPLKRQFRHDVDRVFLLSDRALNYYKDKYSYPLNRLAVARLGVVLPIKDYEYTNIYNELNILSLSYCVSLKRIDKIMDAINNFSIKHNIKVKWTHIGAGDLFDELKQRALNIVRENGNLKADFLGQLSNREVHSWLLENNINVFINASESEGVPVSIMEAMSYGIPTIAPNIGGISDLVNEQNGFLMSSKADILEIITGLETILFSKDITSYRENARKTVEDRFNSEKNYHEFVHIIEELALNEQI, encoded by the coding sequence ATGACAAGTTTAGTAATATTGACAGTGAACTTTCCGTATGAGGGAGGAGAGCAATTTATAGAGTCGGAGATTTCTTATTGGGATAGTACAAAATTCGAAAAAGTATTAATATATCCAAGTAATAGACAAGGTTTAAAGCGTTTATATCCTAAAAGTATTAGTATTTTGAATGGACTTTCCCCTAATGTCAGTAAATTAGAGAAGCTATACTTTGCTTCATTAGGTTTTTTCTCTAGAATTTTTTGGAAAGAACTCAAATACCTTTTTTCTTCAAAGAAAATTAATTTTACTAACATATATTATGCTTTAGCTAAAGTTTCAGGTACATTAAAATATAGTAGGTATCTTAAGGAAAGTATTAAAGATATTGATGGTAAAATTATAATTTATTCTTACTGGAATGATGTTTCTTATTACGCTGCTTGTTGTTTAAAACGTAAAGGTATTGTTAGTAAAGTTATATCTAGAGCACATGGATTCGATGTCTATGAGGAGCGTAATCTTAATAATTATATGCCATTAAAAAGACAATTTAGGCATGATGTGGATAGAGTGTTCTTATTGTCAGATCGTGCTCTTAATTATTATAAAGATAAATATAGTTACCCATTGAATAGGCTGGCAGTGGCGAGATTGGGTGTTGTTTTGCCTATAAAGGATTATGAATATACTAATATCTATAATGAGTTAAATATTTTATCATTATCATATTGTGTGTCGTTAAAAAGAATTGATAAGATTATGGATGCTATAAATAATTTTTCAATTAAACATAATATAAAAGTTAAGTGGACGCATATAGGTGCGGGCGATTTATTTGATGAATTAAAACAGCGAGCATTAAATATAGTCAGAGAAAATGGAAATCTAAAAGCTGATTTTTTAGGTCAATTAAGTAATAGAGAAGTACATAGTTGGTTACTTGAAAATAATATTAATGTTTTTATTAATGCTAGCGAATCTGAAGGAGTGCCAGTTTCAATTATGGAAGCTATGAGTTATGGAATTCCAACTATAGCACCTAATATTGGTGGTATTTCCGATTTGGTTAATGAACAGAATGGCTTTTTAATGTCATCAAAGGCAGATATTTTAGAAATAATAACTGGTTTAGAAACTATTTTATTTTCAAAGGATATTACTTCATATAGAGAGAATGCACGTAAAACAGTTGAAGATAGGTTTAATTCAGAGAAGAATTATCATGAATTTGTTCATATCATTGAAGAATTGGCTTTAAATGAACAAATCTAA
- a CDS encoding acyltransferase, whose protein sequence is MSTLIARLIVKIITWAQYKTHQYRISKFTGVSKKATIGINCILNISPKNLFIGDYTYLNQAHLSSGENSTVTIGQGCAIGYNVSIKAITHSKEKPTTNIDGNSQHIEKNIKIGNDCWIGDNVFIREGVSLGNNVIVGANSVVTKSFGDNLIIAGVPAKIISN, encoded by the coding sequence ATGAGTACTTTAATAGCGCGTCTAATTGTAAAAATTATTACATGGGCTCAGTATAAAACACATCAATATAGAATTTCAAAATTTACTGGTGTATCCAAAAAAGCAACTATTGGTATAAATTGTATTCTTAATATATCGCCGAAAAATTTATTTATAGGTGATTATACTTATTTAAATCAGGCTCATTTATCTTCAGGAGAAAATTCAACAGTTACTATTGGGCAAGGTTGTGCAATTGGATATAATGTTTCTATTAAAGCTATTACTCACTCAAAAGAAAAACCAACTACAAATATAGATGGAAATAGTCAACATATTGAGAAAAATATTAAAATCGGAAATGACTGTTGGATTGGGGATAATGTTTTTATCCGTGAAGGAGTAAGTTTAGGTAATAATGTTATCGTTGGAGCCAATTCTGTAGTAACGAAATCCTTTGGCGATAATTTAATTATAGCAGGGGTTCCGGCAAAAATTATTTCTAATTGA
- the tviB gene encoding Vi polysaccharide biosynthesis UDP-N-acetylglucosamine C-6 dehydrogenase TviB has translation MQLADLRIAIIGLGYVGLPLAVEFGKKGPVVGFDINQNRINELKSGQDHTLEVTPEELQKAEKLSFSANLADLEESNFFIVTVPTPVDQVNRPDLTPLKKASETVGQALKKGDIVVYESTVYPGATEEVCIPILEKISGLKFNQDFFAGYSPERINPGDKVNTLTKIKKITSGSTPEVANVVDAVYASIITAGTHKASSIKVAEAAKVIENTQRDLNIALVNELSVIFDRIGIDTLDVLEAAGSKWNFLPFRPGLVGGHCIGVDPYYLTHKAEEVGYHPQVILAGRRINDNMARYVARNTIKLMLQNGIDVPRAKVGVLGVTFKENCPDIRNSKVADLIKELEFWGAQVVVADPWADADEVRHEYGVELGTVDAQNPVDSVIVAVGHNEFRSLSANELRSYVKSEKPVLADVKSLFDRIEMSDAGFTVFRL, from the coding sequence ATGCAACTTGCCGATTTAAGAATAGCGATTATAGGTTTAGGATATGTAGGCTTGCCATTGGCAGTTGAGTTTGGGAAAAAAGGGCCAGTAGTTGGATTTGATATTAATCAAAATCGTATTAATGAACTAAAGAGTGGTCAAGACCATACGCTGGAAGTTACACCAGAAGAACTTCAAAAAGCAGAAAAATTAAGTTTTAGTGCAAATCTAGCGGATTTAGAAGAAAGTAATTTTTTTATTGTAACTGTTCCAACCCCCGTAGATCAGGTGAACCGTCCTGATTTAACTCCTTTAAAAAAAGCAAGTGAAACTGTAGGACAAGCTTTAAAGAAAGGCGATATTGTAGTTTATGAATCTACAGTATATCCAGGGGCTACAGAAGAAGTCTGTATCCCAATATTAGAAAAGATATCTGGTCTTAAATTTAACCAAGATTTCTTTGCGGGTTATAGCCCTGAACGAATTAATCCTGGAGATAAAGTTAATACCCTAACTAAAATCAAAAAGATTACAAGTGGCAGTACGCCAGAAGTGGCTAATGTTGTGGATGCTGTTTATGCAAGTATTATTACTGCTGGTACTCATAAAGCATCTAGCATTAAAGTTGCTGAGGCAGCAAAAGTTATTGAAAACACCCAACGTGATTTAAATATTGCTTTAGTGAATGAACTGTCTGTAATTTTTGATCGTATTGGTATCGACACTTTAGATGTATTGGAAGCAGCAGGTAGTAAATGGAATTTTTTACCATTCCGTCCTGGTTTGGTAGGTGGACACTGTATTGGTGTTGACCCTTATTATTTGACTCATAAAGCAGAAGAAGTGGGTTACCATCCCCAAGTAATTCTTGCAGGCCGCCGTATTAATGACAACATGGCACGTTATGTGGCGCGTAACACGATTAAGCTTATGCTTCAAAATGGTATTGATGTACCGCGTGCAAAAGTTGGTGTACTCGGAGTAACTTTTAAAGAAAACTGCCCTGATATCCGCAATAGTAAAGTGGCTGATCTTATTAAAGAATTAGAATTCTGGGGAGCGCAGGTTGTAGTGGCAGACCCGTGGGCAGATGCAGATGAAGTTAGACATGAATATGGTGTAGAGCTTGGAACAGTTGATGCTCAAAACCCTGTAGATAGCGTCATTGTTGCGGTAGGTCATAATGAATTCCGCTCACTTTCTGCAAATGAGCTGCGCAGTTATGTGAAGAGTGAAAAACCGGTATTGGCTGATGTGAAGAGTCTGTTTGACCGCATAGAAATGTCAGATGCAGGTTTCACCGTATTCCGTCTCTAA
- a CDS encoding polysaccharide biosynthesis tyrosine autokinase, with product MNQTTNTEDTIDLKELFFSLIAQWKLIALCIILSLVCALLYLRVTPDTYSVDALVQVEDSKGASAALLGELSNVMEQKSPAQAEIEILQSRLVLGSVIKNLHLDIQVSSTEDTLSHRLLSDTDYKTEYTKDAVLFKDGLKSFEIRQFEIPAYYLDRNLILNFDKQSVRLSDASTEQTILTVPLNQLNQVTGPHGSWKVAVFSKDQFDTSYNIKHLSLPAAVGAISSNYSVAEQGKLTGVLGLTYQGQDKEHITKVLNAILATYSAQNIERRSAESAQTLKFLDEQLPDLKKQLDDAEREFNKFRQQYNTVDVTKESELYLTQSITLETKKAELEQKQAEMVAKYTAEHPAMREINGQLAAINKQIGELNNTLKQLPDVQRQYLQLYREVEVKTQLYTALLNSYQQLRIAKAGEIGNVRIVDTAIEPVQPIKPKKLLILILSVFVGGVIGALIALLRNMLRTGIKDSGQIENELDLPVYATVPRSPIQESRIKILKKKKSIPILAVKNSDDIAIESLRSIRTAIHFALTSAKNNIIMIAGPSPEVGKSFISTNLATIFAQGNKRVLLIDADMRRGYMHKYFDVDVKPGLSELLSGQATFQQVLHKTQVTNLDVITRGKSPTNPSEILSSNQFKDLLEKVQSEYDHIIIDTPPVLAVTDGIIISQYTGVNLIVARYAKSQMKELELTLNRFEQAGVKVNGFILNDIQRASAGYGYGYNYAYAYKAQKED from the coding sequence ATGAACCAAACTACAAATACCGAAGATACAATTGATTTAAAAGAATTGTTTTTTTCACTAATTGCCCAATGGAAACTAATTGCGCTCTGCATTATTTTGAGCCTCGTATGCGCTTTACTGTATTTACGCGTAACGCCAGATACCTATTCGGTGGATGCTTTGGTTCAGGTTGAAGATAGTAAAGGGGCTTCTGCCGCTCTTTTAGGTGAACTATCAAATGTTATGGAGCAAAAATCACCGGCCCAAGCGGAGATTGAGATTTTACAATCCCGTTTGGTTCTAGGCTCTGTAATTAAAAACTTACATCTTGATATACAAGTTTCCAGCACAGAAGATACTCTTTCTCATCGCCTATTGAGTGATACTGATTATAAAACTGAATACACTAAAGATGCTGTTTTATTTAAAGATGGGCTAAAGAGTTTTGAAATCCGTCAATTTGAAATTCCAGCTTACTATTTAGATAGGAATTTAATCCTTAATTTTGATAAACAATCCGTGCGTTTAAGTGATGCTAGTACTGAGCAGACTATTCTAACTGTACCACTTAATCAGTTAAATCAAGTCACAGGACCACATGGCTCTTGGAAAGTTGCTGTTTTTAGTAAAGATCAATTTGATACTTCTTATAATATTAAGCATTTATCTTTACCTGCAGCAGTTGGGGCAATTAGCTCAAATTATTCTGTAGCAGAGCAAGGAAAACTAACAGGTGTTTTAGGCCTAACGTATCAAGGTCAAGATAAAGAACATATTACTAAAGTTTTAAATGCGATTTTAGCAACTTATAGTGCTCAAAATATTGAACGTCGTTCAGCTGAATCGGCTCAAACCTTAAAATTCTTAGATGAACAGCTACCCGATCTAAAAAAACAGCTTGATGATGCTGAGCGTGAATTTAATAAATTTCGCCAGCAATACAACACAGTTGATGTAACTAAAGAGTCAGAGCTTTATTTAACTCAGAGTATTACTTTAGAAACAAAAAAAGCTGAGCTTGAACAAAAACAAGCTGAAATGGTAGCAAAATATACTGCTGAACACCCTGCGATGCGTGAAATTAATGGACAACTCGCAGCCATTAATAAACAAATTGGTGAGTTAAATAACACCTTAAAACAGCTTCCAGATGTACAACGCCAATATTTGCAATTATATCGTGAAGTAGAAGTAAAAACTCAACTCTACACAGCCCTATTAAACTCTTATCAACAACTTCGTATTGCCAAAGCGGGTGAAATTGGAAATGTACGTATTGTTGATACGGCTATTGAACCTGTTCAACCTATTAAACCCAAAAAGCTTTTGATTCTTATCTTATCTGTTTTTGTTGGTGGAGTTATTGGAGCTCTTATTGCCTTGCTACGTAATATGCTACGTACAGGTATTAAAGATTCTGGACAAATCGAAAATGAATTGGATTTGCCAGTTTATGCAACGGTACCACGTTCACCAATTCAAGAAAGTCGTATTAAGATTTTAAAGAAGAAGAAGAGTATTCCAATTCTTGCAGTTAAAAATAGTGATGATATCGCAATTGAGAGCTTACGTAGTATTCGCACCGCTATTCATTTTGCCCTCACATCAGCAAAAAATAATATCATCATGATTGCGGGCCCTTCTCCTGAAGTAGGTAAATCGTTTATTTCGACGAACTTAGCAACAATTTTTGCACAAGGTAACAAACGTGTATTACTGATTGATGCCGATATGCGCCGTGGTTATATGCATAAATACTTTGATGTCGATGTAAAACCTGGTCTTTCTGAACTATTAAGTGGACAAGCAACCTTTCAACAGGTTCTCCACAAAACTCAAGTTACTAACTTAGATGTAATTACCCGTGGTAAGAGCCCAACAAACCCTTCAGAAATCTTAAGCTCTAATCAGTTTAAAGATTTGCTAGAAAAGGTTCAAAGTGAATATGACCATATCATTATTGATACTCCGCCAGTGCTGGCAGTAACCGATGGTATTATTATTTCGCAATATACTGGTGTGAACTTAATTGTTGCCCGTTATGCTAAGTCACAAATGAAAGAGCTTGAATTAACACTTAATCGCTTTGAACAAGCAGGTGTTAAAGTCAACGGCTTTATTCTCAATGACATTCAACGTGCTAGCGCAGGCTACGGTTATGGTTATAACTATGCCTATGCTTATAAAGCACAAAAAGAAGATTAA
- a CDS encoding FKBP-type peptidyl-prolyl cis-trans isomerase codes for MSKALPIAVAVVLGGAALVPVYYASQHPTTEVGSKANKNASPIEKISYVLGYEVAQQTPPELDTKAFVKGIHDARSKQPSAYTQEELKAAVAAYEKELQQKMQQQNKPEQAAGATPEAADVQFLAENKSKAGVKTTASGLQYIITKEGTGKQPTAQSIVKVHYEGRLVNGQVFDSSYKRGEPVEFPLNQVIPGWTEGLQLMKEGGKATFFIPSNLAYGPQEVPGIPANSTLIFDVELISVK; via the coding sequence ATGAGTAAAGCCTTACCCATTGCTGTCGCTGTAGTTTTAGGCGGTGCTGCACTTGTACCAGTATATTATGCAAGCCAACATCCGACCACAGAAGTCGGAAGCAAGGCAAATAAAAATGCCTCTCCAATTGAAAAAATCAGTTATGTTCTTGGATATGAAGTTGCTCAGCAAACTCCACCTGAGCTAGATACAAAAGCATTTGTGAAAGGCATTCATGATGCTCGCAGCAAGCAGCCAAGTGCTTATACTCAAGAAGAGTTAAAAGCTGCTGTAGCCGCTTATGAAAAAGAATTACAGCAAAAAATGCAACAACAAAATAAACCGGAGCAAGCTGCTGGTGCTACTCCTGAAGCTGCAGATGTGCAATTCCTTGCAGAAAATAAATCAAAAGCTGGCGTAAAAACAACAGCTTCTGGCTTGCAATATATCATTACTAAAGAAGGTACTGGCAAACAGCCAACAGCTCAGTCAATTGTTAAAGTACATTATGAAGGTCGTTTAGTTAACGGTCAGGTTTTTGATAGTTCTTATAAACGCGGTGAGCCAGTTGAGTTCCCTCTTAATCAAGTTATTCCAGGCTGGACTGAGGGACTTCAATTAATGAAAGAAGGCGGTAAAGCGACTTTCTTCATTCCATCAAATCTTGCCTATGGTCCTCAGGAAGTTCCTGGCATTCCAGCAAACAGTACACTGATTTTTGATGTAGAGCTTATTTCAGTGAAATAA
- a CDS encoding low molecular weight protein-tyrosine-phosphatase: MQIRNILVVCIGNICRSPMAEYFLKAQYPQLNIESAGISGLVGHQADNKAQLCMQRLGIDMLPHIARKLNAEHIKKADLILVMSLNQQKHIEQTWPFAKGKTYRLGHWQNKNVPDPYQHDQAVFDETCQLIQQCIADWKPYI, translated from the coding sequence ATGCAAATTAGAAATATTTTGGTGGTTTGTATTGGTAATATCTGCCGTAGTCCTATGGCAGAGTATTTTTTGAAAGCACAATATCCCCAATTAAACATTGAGTCTGCTGGTATTTCAGGACTCGTAGGACATCAAGCAGACAATAAAGCGCAACTTTGTATGCAGCGCCTTGGTATCGATATGTTGCCCCATATCGCAAGAAAGCTAAATGCAGAACATATTAAAAAAGCTGACCTTATTTTGGTCATGAGTCTCAACCAGCAAAAACATATTGAGCAAACTTGGCCCTTTGCAAAAGGTAAAACCTATCGCTTGGGGCATTGGCAGAACAAAAACGTGCCGGATCCATATCAGCACGATCAAGCTGTTTTTGATGAAACTTGCCAACTTATTCAACAGTGTATTGCTGACTGGAAACCTTATATTTAA